From Oculatellaceae cyanobacterium, the proteins below share one genomic window:
- a CDS encoding M20/M25/M40 family metallo-hydrolase → MDLKDSLLNHLNEIVRDRDPYIASAGHFYVQQYIQQRLQQWGEVVTHEFQVRGKNHKNLILNLPPINYQTQAIPPILIGAHYDAVPGTPAADDNATGVAVLLELAKAFAAQPLKYPVRLIAFDMEEYGLLGSEAYAEELKQQQQPLRLMISLEMLGYCDDTPGSQRYPTGLERFYPDTGNFIALIGNLTTIFDLIKLSRHISKAGTPSQILPVPNKGLMVRATRLSDHSPFWDRGYRAMMITDTAFMRNPHYHKPSDRIDTLDLDFLTGICRGLIKGITSL, encoded by the coding sequence ATGGATTTAAAGGATAGTTTACTAAATCATTTGAATGAAATAGTGCGCGATCGCGATCCTTATATCGCCTCTGCGGGACACTTCTATGTACAGCAATACATTCAACAACGACTGCAACAATGGGGAGAGGTAGTAACCCATGAGTTCCAGGTGCGGGGCAAAAACCATAAGAATCTTATCCTCAATCTACCCCCAATTAATTATCAAACACAGGCAATACCGCCAATTCTAATCGGCGCTCATTATGATGCTGTACCTGGAACCCCAGCCGCAGACGATAACGCGACAGGTGTTGCAGTGTTACTGGAGTTAGCTAAAGCGTTTGCAGCGCAACCGTTAAAATATCCCGTGCGGTTGATCGCGTTCGATATGGAAGAATATGGGTTATTGGGTAGTGAGGCGTATGCAGAAGAGTTAAAGCAACAGCAGCAACCGTTACGTTTAATGATTTCCCTAGAAATGCTCGGTTACTGTGATGATACTCCTGGTTCGCAACGTTACCCAACTGGTTTGGAACGTTTTTATCCAGATACAGGTAATTTTATTGCTTTAATTGGTAATTTAACGACTATTTTTGACTTAATTAAGCTGAGTCGCCATATTAGTAAAGCTGGAACTCCTAGCCAGATTTTACCAGTACCAAATAAAGGCTTAATGGTACGTGCAACCCGCCTCAGCGATCACTCTCCGTTTTGGGATAGAGGTTATCGCGCAATGATGATTACAGATACAGCTTTCATGCGAAATCCTCATTATCACAAACCGAGCGATCGCATTGATACCCTTGATTTAGACTTCCTCACAGGTATTTGTCGCGGTTTAATCAAGGGAATAACTTCTCTTTAA
- the lysS gene encoding lysine--tRNA ligase, with translation MVRSEAEVRSQKVDSFREQGIEPYPSEAMARSHTVKQVEEWFSQPGNELEKGQNDPNELSIKVAGRITAKRDSGKLIFIDLLDATGKIQLKIEKSWVADTKGLTFSQIEKLLDEGDFVGAEGIGTRTNRGQLSIQVKELKILSKATIPFPDSYYGVNDPETCRRHREMDLASNRESFQRFALRSKIVQNVRSYLTDNEFYELETPVLQAIYGGAAARPFITHHNALDVDLYLRIAPELFLKRAICGGFERVFELGRVFRNEGIDSTHNPEFTSLEVYQAYADYFDILEVVENVMINAAAACGKGNEIEYQGEAISLERKYDYSDKYPGFQGKHWQVKTMVEAVKDETHLDFDSLELADAITKVEQLGLNTSKLETQSLGYLLYAVFDKLVVPKLIQPTFVIDFPVEVSPLAKGHRSKPGFVERFELFINGTEYSNGFSELNDPREQRKRFEEQLAQKNAGDDEAHPMDEDFLEALSLGMPNCAGMGIGVDRLVMLLTNTQSIRDVVMFPTMRPVKE, from the coding sequence ATGGTTAGGAGTGAAGCAGAAGTTCGTTCTCAGAAAGTAGATAGCTTTCGAGAGCAAGGAATAGAGCCGTATCCCAGCGAGGCGATGGCGCGATCGCACACTGTAAAGCAAGTAGAAGAATGGTTTAGTCAACCAGGAAACGAATTAGAAAAAGGTCAAAATGACCCCAACGAATTATCGATCAAAGTTGCTGGTAGAATTACCGCCAAAAGAGATAGTGGTAAGTTAATCTTTATTGATTTACTTGATGCTACTGGTAAAATTCAATTAAAAATTGAGAAAAGTTGGGTAGCTGATACCAAAGGATTAACTTTTTCTCAGATAGAAAAATTGCTTGATGAAGGCGACTTTGTTGGCGCGGAAGGTATTGGTACTCGTACCAATCGCGGACAATTATCTATTCAAGTAAAGGAATTAAAGATACTTTCTAAAGCAACAATTCCTTTTCCTGACTCATATTATGGAGTGAATGATCCAGAAACCTGCCGCCGTCATCGGGAAATGGATCTTGCTTCTAACCGCGAATCTTTTCAACGCTTTGCACTCCGCAGTAAGATTGTGCAAAATGTTCGCAGCTATCTAACTGACAACGAGTTTTATGAATTAGAAACACCAGTTTTACAAGCAATATATGGTGGTGCTGCTGCTAGACCATTTATCACTCATCATAATGCCTTGGATGTAGATTTATATCTCAGAATTGCGCCTGAATTATTTTTAAAAAGGGCAATTTGTGGTGGTTTTGAGCGAGTATTTGAACTAGGGCGCGTATTCCGTAACGAAGGGATTGATAGCACCCATAACCCTGAATTTACATCCTTGGAAGTATACCAAGCTTATGCAGATTACTTTGACATTTTGGAAGTTGTAGAAAATGTCATGATTAATGCTGCTGCTGCTTGTGGGAAAGGGAATGAAATTGAATATCAGGGAGAAGCTATTAGTTTAGAACGCAAGTACGATTACAGCGATAAGTATCCTGGTTTTCAAGGGAAGCATTGGCAAGTCAAAACAATGGTCGAAGCTGTCAAAGATGAAACTCATCTAGATTTTGACAGTTTAGAATTAGCCGATGCTATTACTAAAGTAGAGCAGTTGGGTTTAAATACTTCTAAGCTGGAAACACAAAGTTTAGGTTACTTGCTTTATGCGGTATTTGATAAGCTGGTAGTACCAAAATTAATTCAGCCTACATTTGTAATTGATTTTCCAGTAGAAGTTAGTCCATTAGCGAAAGGACACCGCAGTAAGCCAGGTTTTGTAGAAAGATTTGAGCTATTTATTAATGGCACAGAATATTCTAACGGTTTTTCTGAGTTGAATGATCCCAGAGAGCAAAGAAAGCGGTTTGAGGAACAATTAGCCCAGAAAAATGCTGGTGATGATGAGGCGCATCCAATGGATGAAGACTTTCTTGAAGCTTTATCTTTAGGGATGCCGAATTGTGCTGGTATGGG